One Clavelina lepadiformis chromosome 1, kaClaLepa1.1, whole genome shotgun sequence genomic region harbors:
- the LOC143472416 gene encoding uncharacterized protein LOC143472416 has protein sequence MSETSVAYNVNSRSSNVNFICHENGKNLNPNDEKEQNKLKLSRGKQPVFFERASPKWWDISMNSRVLEEQYKISSLPQVRGDRFQGHHREEEEIFFKNLQ, from the exons ATGTCTGAAACAAGTGTGGCTTACAACGTCAATTCCCGATCGTCAAATGTCAATTTTATATGTCacgaaaatggaaaaaatttaaaccccAATGACGAAAAAGAACAGAACAAGTTAAAATTAAGCCGAG gtAAACAGCCTGTTTTCTTTGAACGAGCTTCACCAAAATGGTGGGATATCAGCATGAATTCAAGGGTTCTAGAGGAACAATACAAAATATCTTCATTGCCACAAGTTAG gggggatcgatttcaaggtcaccatcgtgaagaggaggaaatcttctttaagaatctgcaataa